In Candidatus Electrothrix scaldis, the genomic window AAGTTGACCTTTTCCTCTAAAGCGGTATTGGCACCCAGCCAGTCGGTATTCAGGCCGCGCAGAATCACCCGCCCATCCTCCTGACGAAAGACCAAGGTGTTGACTGCCCCAATCTTTTCTGCCACCGGATCAATCTCGTCCAAAAAGGGAATAACTGAGGCCTTATGGGGCACAGTGACACTGACGCCTTGGAAGCCCAGAGCCCGCAGGCCTGCGATCCCCTGTTCAACATCCTGGACCTCCATCGGAACATAGACCCGATTCATTCCCAGCTCGGCAAAGGCAGCATTATGCATGGCCGGGCTCATGGAATGGCGAACCGGATTGCCGATTATCCCATATAATTCTGTTTTTCCATCAATAGCCATAATTTTTTCTCAAAAAATCTCTTAAAAATGACAGAACAAAGGGCTCAGGCAAGCAAGGAGGTCAACGCTTTCAGCTTCTCAAGCGATAACTGGCCAGGGGCCGTGGCCTGGGCATCATTCAGACAGGCATAGGTCATATAGCCACCAAGATAGAGGGTAGCAAGACGGGAGATGCGTCCCGGCGTCCCCATACAGAAACAACTGAGGGGAAAATCTGCTTCCTTGGCCTGTTCCTGCAAGCGGAGAACCCGCAGGGCATCTTCCATGCAATGTGCCGTGGTCACGAGCTTGCCGATATGAGCACCACTCTCCATCATCTCCACCAGCACCTGCTCTAATTCAGCCTGTGATGGGGTATTGTCAAAATTATGCCAGGAAATAATCATCTGGGTCGAACTGAGCTCCATACCTGCCAGCAGCCGCTTACGCAAACGTCGATTCGCCCGCAGTTCAAAATCAACATAAGCGGCATCACGCCGAACAGCCTCAAGCAAAGGAAGAATCCGCCGTTCCTCAGACCCCTCAAAGGCCCCGCCTTCCCAAAGTGGTCGGTAGGTAAAAAGTAGCGGTTTATCCAGCGCAACGCAGCAACCCGCCACATCGGGACGCAACATACTGTCCAGACGCACCTCAATCACATCAGCCCGATCCCCCGCCTGTCGGGCCTGCTCAACAAGAGCAGCCACATCGCCTCCAGCCAGGGATACGCAGATCTTTCCGTTTTTCATTTAGTCTGTCCCGATCTTTAAGGTACCTATAATATCAACCAAACGATCCTCTCCCTGCTCCTGCAGATACCCTTTCAGCCCCTGCACAATATTACCTGTGGAGGACGGATCATAGAAATTCGCAGTCCCTACCTGGACCGCTGTGGCCCCGGCCAGGAAAAATTCCAGGGCATCGTTTGCTGTGGTAATGCCACCTATCCCGATCACCGGCAGGGAAATCGCTTGGGCAACCTGCCAGACCATGCGCAGGGCCACCGGTTTAATAGCCGGACCGGAGAGCCCACCGATAACGTTCGCCAATTTCGGCCTACGGCTGACCGGATCAATAGCCATGCCGATCAGGGTATTAATCAAAGAAACCGCATCAGCTCCTGCTCCTTCAACCGCCTTAGCCATTAAGACAATATCAGTGACATTTGGAGAGAGTTTAACAATCAAAGGCAGTTGGGAGGCCTGACGTACGGCTTCGGTTACCCGAGCCGCCATCTCCGGCACAGTCCCAAAGGCAACACCGCCCTTTTTCACATTAGGACAGGAGATATTCACCTCCAGGGCAGCAACCCCTTCCACTCCGTCCAGTTTGCGGGCGATCTCACTGTACTCCTCCACGGAATCACCGAGGATATTCACCACAACCGGGGTAGAGAGTTTCCGCAGATAGGGCATTTTTCCCGAAATAAACCGATCAACCCCGACATTCTCCAGACCAATGGCATTAAGCATCCCACAGGAGGTTTCTACGATTCTCGGCGGAGGATTTCCCGGTTTGGGTTGCAGCGAGATTCCCTTCACAATGATGCCACCCAGTTGATCAAGATCAACCAGATTCTCAAATTCACGGGCATAGCCAAAGGTACCTGACGCGGTCATGACTGGATTGCGCAGGGCCAGAGAACCGATCTGCACCCGCAGATCAGGCGCATTGCAATTTTCCGGGCATCCTGTGTCTTCTCCATACGACTCTCTCATTCCAGACTCCATTCCAGATTCTCCGCCTTAAAGACAGGTCCCTGTTTACAAACATGAACCAAACCTCTTTTTCCATTGACCGTACAGCCAAGACAGGCCCCTATGCCGCAGGCCATATGGGTT contains:
- the aroD gene encoding type I 3-dehydroquinate dehydratase; translated protein: MKNGKICVSLAGGDVAALVEQARQAGDRADVIEVRLDSMLRPDVAGCCVALDKPLLFTYRPLWEGGAFEGSEERRILPLLEAVRRDAAYVDFELRANRRLRKRLLAGMELSSTQMIISWHNFDNTPSQAELEQVLVEMMESGAHIGKLVTTAHCMEDALRVLRLQEQAKEADFPLSCFCMGTPGRISRLATLYLGGYMTYACLNDAQATAPGQLSLEKLKALTSLLA
- a CDS encoding dihydroorotate dehydrogenase, whose amino-acid sequence is MESGMRESYGEDTGCPENCNAPDLRVQIGSLALRNPVMTASGTFGYAREFENLVDLDQLGGIIVKGISLQPKPGNPPPRIVETSCGMLNAIGLENVGVDRFISGKMPYLRKLSTPVVVNILGDSVEEYSEIARKLDGVEGVAALEVNISCPNVKKGGVAFGTVPEMAARVTEAVRQASQLPLIVKLSPNVTDIVLMAKAVEGAGADAVSLINTLIGMAIDPVSRRPKLANVIGGLSGPAIKPVALRMVWQVAQAISLPVIGIGGITTANDALEFFLAGATAVQVGTANFYDPSSTGNIVQGLKGYLQEQGEDRLVDIIGTLKIGTD